The following proteins are co-located in the Doryrhamphus excisus isolate RoL2022-K1 chromosome 15, RoL_Dexc_1.0, whole genome shotgun sequence genome:
- the LOC131103834 gene encoding uncharacterized protein LOC131103834, with translation MSEKHFGKAISPQNMEGRVKQGDECWRITSDIEQGEQLLQRLQLVQQRQVADISACKDVGGDVEDGGKFLAAKARDRTCPNDKVDMKSDRTRTTLMEKERNDGNGSRVAQANKPTHMERYNMTVTEGAYSDDDVSWVSADWSPISKPASCHRLSVTETSMERRVHQDAEGKHNLQRVGGVLNLADDPDILEIPFNTNILFETIPTKVCPGQDDDWQISEQKTPKETPKIQQELGMTGFGEISTEYIKGGAHQLKETRLLFESFQQDNTQGPTRIRKPFSASMKDQVNPSVLERTRSLEMFSVKSNPISRAHSVRISKPEISEKDKSWENLPSRSPTGGSRDRSRLSPYPKQDKNVHLQKSSESLSTDVATPATTTEDEITRESSVIKQNPFFKLRPSLALQPEVEKDIMEAEAREDELRRQRHTLYGDTLKSTEKRNKPLVTSAVIPGAKQPSRGKLERVWPPPSKKEQLKSEQTQNASVHRAGSQRSGLWQRWEFGRINGQMSEEKN, from the exons ATGTCTGAAAAGCATTTTGGAAAAGCAATATCACCTCAGAATATGGAAGGAAGGGTAAAGCAGGGCGATGAATGTTGGAGAATAACGTCTGACATCGAGCAAGGGGAGCAGTTACTTCAGCGTCTGCAACTGGTGCAACAACGGCAAGTGGCGGATATCTCCGCTTGCAAGGACGTTGGTGGCGATGTAGAAGATGGGGGGAAGTTTCTGGCAGCAAAAGCAAGGGATCGAACTTGTCCAAATGACAAAGTAGATATGAAGTCTGACAGGACAAGGACGACCCTAATGGAGAAAGAACGGAATGACGGGAACGGAAGTAGAGTTGCCCAAGCAAATAAGCCAACACATATGGAGCGCTACAATATGACCGTAACAGAGGGGGCTTATTctgatgatgatgtcagttggGTGAGTGCAGATTGGTCTCCAATTTCCAAGCCAGCTTCTTGTCACCGCCTCTCTGTCACGGAGACCTCCATGGAAAGAAGAGTCCACCAGGATGCCGAAGGCAAACACAACCTGCAAAGAGTTGGGGGGGTTCTAAACTTAGCCGATGATCCGGACATATTGGAGATCCCCTTTAATACCAACATCCTGTTTGAGACAATTCCAACCAAGGTATGTCCAGGCCAGGATGATGACTGGCAGATCTCCGAACAGAAGACGCCAAAAGAGACTCCGAAGATTCAGCAAGAACTTGGAATGACTGGATTTGGAGAAATCTCAACGGAGTATATAAAAGGGGGGGCCCATCAATTAAAGGAAACCAGACTGCTGTTTGAATCTTTTCAACAGGATAACACGCAAGGTCCAACCAGGATAAGGAAACCGTTTTCTGCGTCAATGAAAGATCAGGTTAATCCCTCGGTGCTGGAGCGCACACGTAGCTTGGAGATGTTTTCCGTGAAAAGTAACCCCATTTCCAGAGCACATTCCGTCAGAATTTCTAAACCGGAAATCTCTGAGAAGGACAAAAGTTGGGAAAACCTGCCCTCAAGGAGTCCAACTGGAGGATCTCGAGATAGATCACGTTTATCTCCATACCCCAAGCAAGATAAAAATGTGCACCTTCAGAAAAGTTCTGAATCTCTAAGTACCGATGTAGCTACACCAGCCACCACCACAGAAGACGAGATAACACGGGAATCTTCAGTCATCAAACAAAATCCTTTCTTCAAGTTGCGTCCATCGCTGGCTCTGCAACCAGAGGTTGAGAAGGACATCATGGAGGCTGAAGCAAGAGAGGACGAGCTTCGCAGACAAAGACACACTTTGTACGGAGACACGCTGAAGAGTACAGAGAAGAGGAACAAGCCGCTAGTCACGTCGGCCGTCATACCAG GCGCAAAGCAACCATCCCGAGGTAAACTGGAACGGGTCTGGCCACCCCCAAGCAAGAAAGAGCAGCTTAAATCTGAACAAACTCAG AATGCAAGTGTGCACAGGGCGGGAAGTCAGAGGTCTGGTCTCTGGCAACGCTGGGAGTTTGGTCGCATCAACGGGCAGATGTCTGAAGAAAAGAACTGA